Proteins from one Pyrobaculum neutrophilum V24Sta genomic window:
- a CDS encoding GP88 family protein produces the protein MPFFSLPPVATCPGHTPFCLRWCYAIYEVSNWRAHVREAASYLLSQRDDFVDVVLSYLAEVPHPVVRLHVSGDFYSRAYLEKWAEAAGRRPDKIFYTYTKSLDLVRRVETPENLVIHISADPHNYVKAVETWRELRRGLITYVYTPGEDLGPIRYILENTGAVLLLLLNHVQHAPRGDPRAIRTQLRAALGPLARRVVFDPEEFSGLPQCIQCGVCWRTAKYFKGRL, from the coding sequence ATGCCGTTTTTCTCTCTGCCGCCGGTGGCGACGTGCCCCGGCCACACGCCCTTCTGCCTCAGGTGGTGCTACGCCATATACGAGGTGTCCAACTGGCGCGCCCACGTGCGGGAGGCCGCCTCCTACCTGCTTTCGCAGAGAGACGACTTCGTAGACGTTGTGCTGAGCTACCTGGCGGAGGTCCCGCATCCCGTCGTTAGACTACACGTAAGCGGCGACTTCTACAGCAGGGCCTACCTAGAGAAGTGGGCAGAGGCGGCGGGGAGGCGGCCCGACAAGATCTTCTACACCTACACCAAATCCCTGGACCTAGTAAGGCGCGTTGAAACGCCGGAGAACCTGGTCATACACATAAGCGCGGACCCCCACAACTACGTGAAGGCCGTTGAGACGTGGCGCGAGCTTAGGAGGGGCCTCATAACCTATGTATATACGCCGGGAGAGGACCTGGGCCCCATCCGCTACATACTGGAAAACACCGGGGCTGTGCTCCTCCTTCTCCTAAACCACGTCCAACACGCGCCCAGGGGCGACCCCCGGGCCATCCGCACACAGCTCAGAGCCGCCCTCGGCCCGCTGGCCAGGAGGGTGGTCTTCGACCCAGAGGAGTTCTCCGGCTTGCCCCAGTGCATCCAGTGCGGCGTCTGCTGGCGGACGGCTAAATATTTTAAAGGCCGTCTATAG